From the Salinimicrobium tongyeongense genome, one window contains:
- a CDS encoding amidohydrolase: protein MLDNFIDAHVHLNTRSTAKLDTAKKWNARFLSINTDIPFFESIEEQEAVIHDLQKEYPQGIKFITSFDTKFWNTENWLPHAMQQIKNGLANRAAGVKIWKNIGMDKSVKDKDGKFVMVDDERFDPIYEYLAKNDILLIGHQGEPRNCWLPLEEMTVNSDRDYFAGHPEYHMFKNPDYPSYQAQMQARDNVLIKHPDLKYVGLHLFSMEYSLDEVAKRLEKFTNSKTDLAERICHVQLQAMEDHEKVREFFIKYQDRIIYGTDVIEDGSMSDEEVKSKFEGLWQAHWDFFATSKELTAPEFDGSFKGLALPAEVLEKIFRDNAIKTYDFPT, encoded by the coding sequence ATGTTAGACAATTTTATAGATGCACATGTTCATTTAAATACACGTTCTACTGCTAAGCTCGATACAGCAAAAAAATGGAATGCCAGGTTCTTATCTATTAATACAGATATTCCGTTTTTTGAAAGTATAGAGGAGCAAGAGGCAGTTATTCACGATCTTCAAAAAGAATATCCGCAGGGAATAAAATTCATCACAAGTTTTGATACAAAATTCTGGAATACTGAAAACTGGTTGCCTCATGCCATGCAGCAAATAAAGAATGGTTTGGCTAATAGGGCTGCCGGTGTGAAAATTTGGAAGAACATCGGGATGGATAAGTCGGTGAAAGATAAGGATGGGAAATTTGTTATGGTTGACGATGAAAGATTTGACCCCATTTATGAATATCTTGCTAAAAATGACATTTTGCTTATTGGGCATCAGGGGGAACCCCGTAATTGCTGGTTGCCACTGGAAGAAATGACGGTTAACAGTGACCGCGATTATTTTGCCGGTCATCCCGAATATCATATGTTTAAGAATCCAGACTATCCTTCTTACCAGGCACAAATGCAGGCAAGGGATAATGTGTTGATCAAGCACCCCGATTTAAAATATGTAGGGCTGCACCTTTTTAGCATGGAATATAGTCTTGACGAAGTTGCCAAAAGGCTTGAAAAATTCACCAATTCTAAGACCGATTTAGCCGAACGTATTTGTCATGTGCAGTTGCAGGCTATGGAAGATCATGAAAAAGTGAGGGAATTTTTCATCAAATATCAGGATCGGATAATATATGGCACAGATGTTATTGAAGATGGTTCTATGAGTGATGAAGAAGTTAAAAGTAAATTTGAAGGATTATGGCAGGCCCACTGGGACTTTTTTGCCACTTCAAAAGAGCTCACTGCGCCAGAATTTGACGGAAGTTTTAAAGGCCTTGCGTTACCAGCTGAAGTTCTGGAAAAGATTTTTCGTGATAATGCCATCAAAACTTACGATTTTCCTACATAA
- a CDS encoding SusC/RagA family TonB-linked outer membrane protein, protein MKKIIATTYFLLFSIIILGQNIVEVSGKVVDKDTGIPIPGVNIIEKGTTNGTMTDFDGNFILEAPANTTLVISYLGYTTQEININNRSEIDIALQQGAAALDEVIVVGYGTQKKVNLTGSVASVDGDMLESRAITSVSAGLSGLLPGVSVRQSSGMPGADGGTIRIRGTGTLNQASPMVLIDGVEGSLNDVQSNDIASISVLKDAASAAIYGSKAANGVILITTKTGKYGEPTVNFSSDIGWQSPTKLPDYLGSYDYATLYNEALENSGKAAKFSEEDLELFRNGSDPFGHPDTDWQDLLYQGSGFVITNNFGISGGSDFTRYRASINHQKQEGIIKHTGKNEYNGRLNLTLIPKKWLTTNMNLSYTQMDREQPNNAYVGGGIDQIIRQANRIAPWIPYKNEDGTYGTISDGNPIAWLDMGPQINYLRKTFVGIGSIQVDLMKGLNVKALVSHRNVESDNSEMNKEIQYNPSKYHGPTKLFEDLSSSTRNTLDLTANYFSTLNEVHNVAALAGYHAESFDYKRTTAYRENFPSTELPNLDAGSTNGMKNSGYTRELNMVSWFGRINYDFDGRYLLEANLRADASSRFAEENRVGVFPSFSAGWRISEEAFFEKGKNIFNDLKLRVSWGQLGNQDALDDYYPTIPTLGLGTDYPFNSTITPGAAVINAKNEALIWEKTTSYGLGLDTRIFNKLDLTVDVYKKLTEGIIMQVPAPNEFALNNFFDNVGKVDNKGIEASLNYRDTFGDLYFGFGGNLAYNKNELVQLAGTDQIISGRQIRQLGKSLDAWYGYKTDGLHQSQADIDNYPINTIYGNQIKPGDLRYVDTNGDGEVNADDRVLLGNSTPNFNFGFNLNLEYKNFDFLALFQGATGAYGYMDFDAIGAVNGDAQKPSAIWLDRWTPTNTDTGVPRLVDGIYGPSMPQNSTTSYWLRSTDYLRMKNLQIGYNIPQNILERWNISRLRVYYSAQNLFTVTNYLEGWDPEAPSGRGSSYPVVMTNSVGLNLTF, encoded by the coding sequence ATGAAAAAAATCATAGCAACCACTTATTTTCTACTCTTCTCCATTATTATTTTGGGACAAAATATAGTAGAGGTAAGTGGAAAAGTTGTAGACAAGGACACTGGAATTCCTATTCCTGGTGTCAACATCATTGAAAAAGGTACTACTAATGGCACCATGACCGATTTTGACGGGAATTTTATACTTGAAGCTCCCGCCAACACAACTTTAGTAATTTCATACTTAGGCTACACCACTCAGGAAATTAATATTAACAACAGAAGCGAAATCGATATCGCGCTCCAGCAAGGTGCTGCTGCTTTAGATGAAGTTATAGTAGTGGGTTATGGAACACAGAAAAAAGTAAATCTAACGGGATCTGTTGCTTCTGTAGACGGGGATATGCTCGAAAGCAGAGCTATAACCAGCGTTTCTGCAGGTCTTTCGGGTCTTCTGCCGGGAGTCTCTGTGAGGCAATCTTCAGGAATGCCCGGAGCTGATGGCGGGACTATAAGAATTCGCGGAACAGGCACTTTAAACCAAGCCTCTCCAATGGTTTTAATTGATGGGGTTGAAGGCTCGTTAAATGACGTGCAAAGCAATGATATTGCCAGCATTTCGGTATTAAAAGATGCAGCCTCAGCAGCTATTTACGGGTCAAAAGCTGCAAATGGAGTGATTTTAATAACCACAAAAACCGGAAAATATGGTGAGCCCACTGTCAATTTTTCGAGTGACATTGGCTGGCAGTCTCCAACTAAACTTCCAGACTATTTAGGATCTTATGATTACGCCACACTTTACAATGAGGCGTTAGAAAATAGCGGGAAAGCAGCAAAATTCAGTGAGGAAGATTTGGAATTATTCCGTAATGGTTCAGATCCTTTCGGACATCCAGATACAGATTGGCAAGACCTGCTCTATCAAGGTTCAGGCTTTGTAATCACCAACAACTTTGGAATATCCGGAGGTTCTGATTTCACTAGATACCGGGCATCAATAAATCACCAAAAACAAGAAGGTATAATTAAGCATACTGGAAAGAACGAATATAATGGAAGGCTTAATTTAACTCTTATCCCCAAGAAATGGCTTACTACAAACATGAATCTATCTTACACTCAAATGGATCGTGAACAACCTAATAATGCGTATGTAGGAGGTGGTATAGACCAAATAATAAGACAGGCTAATAGAATTGCCCCCTGGATTCCTTATAAAAATGAAGATGGCACTTACGGTACAATTTCAGATGGTAACCCAATAGCCTGGCTGGATATGGGCCCACAAATAAACTATCTAAGAAAGACATTTGTAGGTATTGGATCAATTCAAGTTGATTTAATGAAAGGCCTGAATGTAAAAGCGTTAGTTTCTCATAGAAATGTTGAATCTGATAATTCTGAAATGAATAAAGAGATTCAATACAACCCTTCGAAATATCATGGGCCAACAAAATTATTTGAAGACTTAAGCTCAAGCACACGTAACACATTAGATTTAACAGCCAACTATTTTAGTACGTTAAATGAAGTACATAATGTAGCGGCATTAGCCGGTTATCATGCTGAATCTTTTGATTATAAAAGAACTACCGCCTATCGTGAAAACTTTCCAAGTACCGAACTTCCCAATCTAGATGCAGGGTCCACCAATGGTATGAAAAACTCAGGGTATACAAGAGAGTTGAATATGGTTTCATGGTTTGGACGAATAAATTATGATTTTGATGGACGTTACTTACTTGAAGCAAATTTACGCGCTGATGCTTCTTCCAGATTTGCTGAAGAAAACAGAGTGGGAGTTTTCCCCTCCTTCTCAGCAGGATGGAGAATATCAGAAGAAGCATTTTTTGAAAAGGGCAAAAACATATTTAATGATTTAAAACTTAGAGTCTCATGGGGCCAGTTGGGGAATCAGGATGCCTTAGATGATTATTATCCAACTATTCCTACCTTAGGATTAGGAACCGACTATCCGTTTAATAGCACCATAACTCCTGGTGCTGCCGTAATAAATGCAAAAAACGAAGCCTTAATCTGGGAAAAAACCACCAGTTATGGTTTAGGACTTGACACACGAATATTTAATAAGCTAGACCTAACTGTAGATGTTTATAAAAAACTTACAGAAGGTATTATTATGCAAGTGCCGGCGCCTAATGAATTTGCTCTAAATAACTTCTTTGACAATGTTGGAAAAGTTGATAATAAAGGGATAGAAGCAAGCCTGAATTACAGGGATACATTTGGAGACCTGTATTTTGGCTTTGGCGGAAATCTGGCCTACAATAAAAATGAATTGGTTCAACTGGCAGGAACCGATCAAATTATTAGTGGACGCCAAATTCGTCAATTAGGGAAATCTCTGGATGCCTGGTACGGCTATAAAACAGACGGTTTACACCAAAGTCAGGCAGATATTGATAATTATCCCATCAACACAATATATGGCAATCAGATAAAGCCAGGAGATTTAAGGTATGTTGATACCAATGGAGATGGAGAAGTAAATGCCGATGACCGGGTACTATTAGGTAACTCAACACCAAATTTCAACTTTGGTTTTAATTTAAACCTGGAATATAAAAACTTTGACTTCTTAGCCCTCTTCCAAGGTGCAACAGGTGCTTATGGCTATATGGATTTTGATGCTATTGGAGCCGTTAACGGCGATGCCCAAAAACCATCTGCAATTTGGTTAGATAGATGGACACCCACCAATACCGACACTGGTGTTCCACGACTTGTAGATGGAATATATGGCCCTAGTATGCCACAAAACTCAACAACAAGTTACTGGTTGAGGAGCACAGATTACTTGAGGATGAAAAACCTTCAAATTGGATATAACATTCCCCAAAATATCTTAGAACGCTGGAATATCTCACGCCTTAGAGTGTATTACAGTGCCCAAAATCTCTTTACAGTTACAAATTATCTCGAAGGATGGGATCCAGAAGCACCATCAGGACGTGGTAGCAGCTATCCAGTCGTAATGACTAATTCGGTAGGATTAAACTTAACTTTTTAA
- a CDS encoding carbohydrate kinase family protein produces MRCKKLLVVGELNVDLILNNINGFPKIGDEIVAEEMDFTLGSSSAIMASNVATMGTLTSFCGKIGADRFGEFVLTELQKKDVDTSFIRKSKTYKTGITIVMNYDQDRANVTYCGAMEDFTINDIPWGALDEFDHFHLSNFFLQKGIKPDILEIFKKAKAAGLTTSLDLQVDPEGKWDFDYKTILPYVDIFFPNLSELLNLTKKDDLEAAISALKPEVNTVAIKMGTEGSLLISEDERIIEPPFINRHFKDAIGAGDSFNAGFIHEFLKGSPWKACLKNGNLMGSLNTTCAGGTTAFTTASEIALKKQQIENKEL; encoded by the coding sequence ATGAGGTGTAAAAAATTATTGGTGGTAGGGGAGTTGAATGTTGATTTGATCTTAAACAACATCAATGGATTTCCCAAAATTGGCGATGAAATTGTTGCTGAAGAAATGGATTTTACACTTGGTAGTTCTTCAGCTATAATGGCTTCCAATGTGGCGACTATGGGCACCCTCACTTCTTTCTGCGGAAAAATTGGAGCAGACAGGTTTGGAGAATTCGTGCTTACAGAACTTCAGAAGAAGGATGTGGATACCAGCTTTATTAGAAAATCTAAGACTTATAAAACCGGCATTACCATTGTAATGAACTATGACCAGGATAGGGCCAATGTGACCTATTGTGGGGCGATGGAAGATTTTACGATAAATGACATCCCGTGGGGGGCATTAGATGAATTCGATCACTTTCACCTTTCCAATTTTTTCCTTCAGAAAGGTATTAAACCAGACATTTTAGAAATTTTCAAAAAAGCTAAAGCCGCAGGGCTTACTACATCTCTCGACTTGCAGGTAGACCCTGAGGGCAAATGGGATTTTGACTACAAAACAATCCTGCCCTATGTAGATATTTTTTTTCCCAACCTGTCGGAATTGCTAAATCTTACCAAAAAAGACGACCTGGAGGCGGCAATTTCAGCCTTAAAACCTGAAGTAAATACTGTTGCAATTAAAATGGGGACTGAAGGATCACTCTTAATCTCAGAAGACGAGCGAATAATTGAACCTCCCTTTATCAATCGGCATTTTAAAGACGCCATAGGTGCAGGTGATTCTTTCAACGCAGGGTTTATTCATGAATTTCTCAAAGGCTCTCCCTGGAAAGCCTGTTTAAAAAATGGGAATCTTATGGGGTCATTAAATACAACCTGTGCAGGAGGCACAACGGCATTTACCACAGCTTCAGAAATAGCATTAAAAAAACAACAAATCGAGAATAAAGAACTTTAA
- a CDS encoding SIS domain-containing protein, whose translation MNIYTQQEIEGQPELWHLVLNLIQQRSEEINEYLQPILAKKELQIILAGAGSSAFIGEAAQGVIQKQTGRVTKAVATTDIVTHPENFLCPNHATLLVSFARSGNSPESLETLKLVNQFCAEAYHLVITCNKEGELAQFAMANPKTSFAFLLPEGANDKSLAMTGSFSSMLLSVLLIFSKNDVEEKKKEIASLVGKAQNILSKKKAFKEIATVEYERVVFLGSGPLLGIARECGLKLQELSDGVVICKHDSFLGFRHGPRAVANEKTLMVYLFSSNDHAYQYELDLAKSIACDERNIACVTIGREQEIELDPLLNIDLDFEKGKDLYIVTVALVGQLLGLYKSLELGLDPDNPSKSGAISRVVEGVVIYDHPNSTKA comes from the coding sequence GTGAATATATATACCCAACAGGAAATTGAAGGCCAACCAGAATTGTGGCATTTGGTTCTAAATTTGATTCAGCAGAGATCGGAGGAAATAAATGAATATTTACAGCCTATTTTGGCAAAAAAAGAATTGCAGATCATTCTGGCCGGTGCAGGGTCTTCAGCTTTTATAGGGGAGGCTGCTCAGGGGGTAATTCAAAAGCAAACAGGCCGTGTAACAAAAGCTGTTGCTACAACTGATATTGTAACTCATCCTGAAAACTTCTTGTGTCCTAATCACGCAACTTTACTAGTTTCTTTCGCGCGTTCGGGTAACAGTCCTGAAAGTCTGGAAACTTTGAAATTAGTAAATCAGTTTTGTGCAGAGGCTTATCATCTGGTAATTACTTGTAATAAAGAAGGTGAGTTAGCCCAATTCGCAATGGCTAATCCTAAAACATCTTTTGCTTTTCTGCTTCCGGAAGGCGCTAATGATAAAAGTCTGGCTATGACGGGAAGTTTTTCGTCAATGTTGCTTAGTGTGCTATTGATCTTTAGTAAAAATGATGTTGAGGAAAAGAAAAAAGAAATAGCCTCTCTAGTGGGGAAGGCTCAAAATATACTTTCGAAAAAGAAAGCTTTTAAAGAAATAGCTACTGTGGAATATGAACGGGTAGTATTTTTGGGATCTGGGCCGTTATTAGGAATTGCACGTGAATGTGGGCTTAAACTTCAGGAGCTTTCTGATGGTGTCGTTATATGTAAGCACGATTCTTTTCTTGGGTTTAGGCATGGTCCCAGGGCGGTTGCCAACGAAAAGACTTTAATGGTTTATCTATTCTCATCAAACGACCATGCATATCAATATGAATTAGATCTTGCTAAATCTATAGCCTGCGATGAACGAAATATAGCTTGTGTTACTATAGGTAGGGAGCAGGAGATTGAATTAGATCCACTTCTGAATATTGATCTTGATTTTGAAAAAGGAAAAGATCTTTATATAGTCACAGTGGCCCTGGTTGGGCAGTTGTTAGGATTGTACAAATCCCTGGAGCTTGGCCTTGACCCCGATAATCCCTCAAAATCTGGTGCCATAAGCAGGGTTGTAGAGGGTGTGGTGATATATGACCATCCAAATAGTACAAAAGCATGA
- a CDS encoding 1-phosphofructokinase family hexose kinase: MILSVCPNPSVDTYAWIDTFKTGGVNRIERVEEFPGGKGVHVALALAELGNISNLMGAWAGGAGNWIKGQCVQKNATVLGIELEGNNRKCYTFRSGKSEMNNSELLEPGPEFTSQKWHIFKEFFQDAIGNTKVICMAGSWPVNAPVDAYAQLIEAAKKQNVPVVLDCTGIQLKEALKKGFFGLHLNQEEAKNLCGSEDIQDVMKFLSGKVEMVALTRGKDGLVLAYQNRVLTANVKIDRVVSAVGSGDCLTAGLAHAISRDLSIEETAAYGVACGASNCLFEDLGQLKIKDVKSLLQRVEIKEIIHEV, translated from the coding sequence ATGATCTTAAGTGTTTGTCCCAATCCTTCTGTCGACACCTATGCATGGATCGACACCTTTAAAACAGGTGGGGTAAATCGCATAGAACGGGTAGAAGAGTTTCCCGGGGGCAAAGGAGTGCACGTTGCCCTGGCTCTTGCCGAGTTAGGTAATATCTCAAACCTGATGGGTGCATGGGCAGGAGGTGCAGGTAATTGGATTAAAGGCCAATGTGTACAGAAAAATGCAACTGTTTTAGGCATTGAGCTGGAAGGTAACAATAGAAAATGTTACACGTTTCGGTCGGGCAAAAGTGAGATGAATAATTCTGAACTGCTTGAACCTGGACCAGAATTTACCTCTCAAAAATGGCATATTTTTAAAGAGTTTTTCCAGGATGCAATTGGTAATACAAAGGTAATATGTATGGCGGGTTCCTGGCCCGTAAATGCCCCCGTAGATGCTTATGCACAGCTTATTGAAGCAGCAAAAAAGCAAAATGTTCCCGTGGTCCTTGATTGTACTGGTATTCAGCTGAAGGAGGCGCTTAAAAAAGGATTTTTTGGGCTTCATTTGAACCAGGAGGAAGCCAAAAATTTATGCGGGAGTGAGGATATCCAAGATGTAATGAAATTCCTGAGTGGTAAGGTAGAGATGGTGGCTTTAACCAGGGGAAAAGACGGGCTTGTGCTTGCATATCAGAACAGGGTTCTAACGGCCAATGTAAAAATAGACAGGGTGGTAAGCGCGGTAGGCAGTGGCGATTGTCTTACAGCCGGACTGGCACATGCCATTTCCAGAGATCTAAGCATCGAAGAAACAGCTGCATATGGAGTAGCATGTGGTGCTTCAAATTGCCTTTTTGAAGACCTGGGCCAGTTAAAAATAAAAGATGTAAAAAGTCTTTTGCAAAGAGTAGAAATAAAGGAAATAATACATGAGGTGTAA
- a CDS encoding class II fructose-bisphosphate aldolase yields the protein MNLKEKLQEFTTQKRGLLATNFYNLETLHGVLQAAANVGEPIILQLTQSSIDYMGLDTAVKIGRTGLKQFGVEGWIHLDHGGSVALVQRCLDAGFDSVMIDGSELPFEENIKITREVVEKAKSYGAHVEAELGFVAKLGQEHGQQGFTQPGEAKEFVEATGVDALAIAIGTAHGFYKEEPNLDIELLSRISKSTAATLVLHGSSGVPHQQVQEAISNGICKINLATEIKNIFMNTLKERLATNEEIDLRKVFPVATQAITQLVSEKLKMVKNV from the coding sequence ATGAACCTAAAGGAGAAATTACAGGAATTTACCACTCAAAAAAGAGGTTTACTGGCTACCAATTTTTACAATCTTGAAACGCTGCACGGAGTGCTGCAGGCCGCTGCAAATGTTGGGGAGCCAATAATACTTCAGCTTACACAAAGTTCTATAGATTATATGGGTTTAGATACTGCCGTTAAAATTGGTAGAACGGGATTAAAACAATTTGGCGTTGAGGGTTGGATTCACCTTGACCATGGTGGCTCTGTAGCCCTGGTGCAACGTTGCCTTGATGCAGGTTTTGATTCTGTGATGATAGACGGTAGCGAACTTCCATTTGAAGAAAATATAAAAATTACGCGTGAAGTTGTCGAAAAGGCGAAAAGTTACGGGGCACACGTAGAGGCAGAGCTCGGCTTTGTTGCCAAGCTTGGGCAGGAACACGGGCAACAAGGCTTTACCCAACCCGGGGAAGCAAAAGAATTTGTAGAAGCTACCGGTGTCGATGCCCTGGCAATTGCTATTGGGACTGCCCACGGATTTTATAAAGAAGAACCTAATTTAGATATTGAGTTACTCTCAAGAATATCAAAAAGTACCGCGGCTACATTAGTCTTGCATGGTAGTTCTGGTGTGCCACATCAACAGGTGCAGGAAGCTATTTCTAACGGAATTTGTAAGATCAACCTGGCCACCGAGATCAAGAATATATTTATGAATACTTTAAAGGAAAGATTGGCTACCAATGAGGAAATTGATCTTAGAAAAGTATTTCCTGTAGCAACCCAGGCTATAACTCAATTAGTTTCTGAAAAACTGAAAATGGTAAAGAACGTATAA
- a CDS encoding RagB/SusD family nutrient uptake outer membrane protein — protein MRKIIYLLGIVVTLSACDDSFLETAPNDALSPSTFWKNEKDLELALTGIYNGFESGGSLMYRDAGSDNAYNNFPWEGWTNIGNGKLSAADPGASYYNFGTINRSNEFLENVDKATEVSEEKRAIYKAQVRFIRAYNYYILTTNYGDVPLITENFATPEEAKVPRDSREIIRKFIEDELKDVIVVLPESYPGGEYGKATKGAAQALLMRYYLYFKEYSKALTTAKEISGYSLNPTFEGLFDPANEQNSEVILSVQHTADFYALDFTPFLPNGLGGWSSVVPTQSLVDAFEMADGKTIEEAKETGEYDPSNPYKNRDPRLRATIVYPGQVFANQVYRSIEEGSNDYYNTADNASKTGYNFKKYTTFMDLDPGSPYWNMGNDIYIFRYAEVLLTIAEAKVELGQIDNELYEALDKVRLRANMPAVDRAKYSSQETLRKLVRNERRVEFAMEGLRRDDIIRWDIASETLNKDLTGTKRGTVLESTQPNGDHNVSLNLPANFIENRQFQAPKNNLLPIPQAAIDKNPNLKPNNTGY, from the coding sequence ATGAGAAAAATAATATACTTACTGGGAATAGTAGTTACGTTAAGTGCTTGTGACGATTCATTTTTAGAAACAGCACCAAATGACGCTCTCTCCCCTTCCACTTTTTGGAAAAATGAAAAAGATTTAGAGCTGGCACTCACCGGAATATATAATGGATTTGAAAGTGGAGGTTCCCTGATGTACCGTGATGCAGGCTCAGATAACGCATATAATAATTTCCCATGGGAAGGCTGGACCAACATAGGTAATGGAAAACTTTCTGCAGCAGACCCGGGAGCTTCATATTATAATTTTGGCACCATAAACCGAAGTAATGAATTTCTTGAAAATGTAGATAAAGCAACAGAAGTCTCAGAAGAAAAAAGGGCTATTTATAAAGCCCAGGTACGTTTTATTAGAGCATATAATTACTATATACTTACTACAAACTATGGGGATGTACCTTTGATTACCGAAAACTTTGCCACTCCCGAAGAAGCTAAAGTTCCACGAGATTCCCGGGAGATCATCCGCAAATTTATTGAAGACGAATTAAAGGATGTAATTGTAGTACTCCCAGAATCTTATCCCGGAGGAGAATATGGTAAAGCTACAAAGGGCGCAGCTCAAGCATTGCTTATGAGATATTACCTCTACTTTAAAGAGTACAGCAAAGCTTTGACAACTGCTAAAGAGATATCTGGCTATTCATTAAACCCAACTTTTGAAGGTCTTTTTGATCCGGCAAATGAACAAAACAGCGAAGTGATTTTATCGGTACAGCACACTGCAGACTTTTATGCTCTAGACTTTACTCCGTTTTTGCCCAATGGCCTTGGAGGATGGTCTTCAGTCGTTCCTACACAATCATTAGTAGATGCCTTTGAAATGGCTGACGGAAAAACAATCGAAGAAGCCAAGGAAACAGGAGAATATGATCCTTCCAATCCATACAAAAACAGGGATCCAAGATTGAGAGCAACGATTGTTTATCCAGGTCAGGTTTTTGCAAACCAGGTGTACCGATCTATAGAAGAAGGCAGTAATGACTACTACAACACAGCCGACAATGCTTCTAAAACTGGTTATAATTTTAAAAAGTATACAACTTTTATGGATTTAGATCCAGGTTCACCGTATTGGAATATGGGTAATGATATTTATATTTTTAGATATGCCGAAGTACTTTTAACCATTGCTGAAGCGAAGGTAGAGTTAGGACAAATAGACAATGAACTATATGAAGCTTTAGATAAAGTGCGATTAAGGGCCAATATGCCTGCCGTAGACAGAGCTAAGTATTCATCCCAGGAAACTTTACGAAAGCTGGTAAGAAACGAACGCCGTGTGGAATTTGCTATGGAAGGGTTACGCAGGGATGACATTATTCGCTGGGATATTGCCAGTGAGACACTTAATAAAGATCTAACGGGAACAAAAAGAGGAACAGTACTCGAGTCAACACAACCAAATGGTGATCACAATGTTTCTTTAAACCTCCCCGCAAACTTTATTGAAAATCGACAATTTCAAGCTCCAAAAAACAATCTCTTACCTATTCCGCAGGCAGCAATAGATAAAAACCCCAATTTAAAACCAAATAATACAGGATATTAA
- the agaR gene encoding transcriptional repressor AgaR yields the protein MNKTAYRRSLILEKLDDAGQVNVTELSQLLQVSEVTIRNDLDKLEKNKLLVRAHGGAFKANNIALNVSEKKKINLDYKRLIGKKAMSLINEDESIILDSGTTTFELSTHLKDFKNLTVISNALDIVNNLSQYKNLEVFMPGGYLKEFSMSLVGPMAERNFRQLYCNKLFLGVDGIKENSGIYTHYMEEAYLNQIMIEVAEEVIVVADSSKFKKSGLAFICGFDKIHKIVTDAGIEPEMEEALKKKNIEVIKAQ from the coding sequence ATGAATAAAACAGCCTATCGCAGATCTCTTATATTAGAAAAGCTCGATGATGCAGGTCAGGTGAATGTGACCGAATTAAGCCAGTTGCTCCAGGTTAGCGAAGTCACTATTCGCAATGATCTTGATAAGCTGGAAAAGAACAAGCTTCTTGTAAGGGCTCATGGCGGTGCTTTTAAAGCAAATAATATTGCTTTAAATGTTTCTGAAAAGAAGAAAATAAACCTCGATTACAAGCGCCTTATCGGTAAAAAAGCCATGAGCCTTATCAACGAAGATGAGAGTATTATCCTTGACTCAGGAACTACTACTTTTGAACTTTCAACCCACCTTAAAGATTTTAAAAATTTAACTGTAATAAGCAATGCACTAGATATTGTGAACAACCTGTCCCAATACAAAAACCTTGAGGTTTTTATGCCGGGGGGCTATTTAAAAGAATTCAGCATGTCTTTGGTGGGGCCTATGGCCGAGCGAAATTTCAGGCAGTTATATTGTAATAAACTCTTTCTTGGGGTAGATGGTATAAAGGAAAATTCAGGAATTTACACACATTACATGGAGGAAGCCTATCTTAACCAAATCATGATTGAAGTTGCCGAAGAAGTTATTGTAGTGGCCGATTCTTCCAAATTTAAAAAATCTGGACTTGCATTTATTTGCGGGTTCGACAAGATTCACAAAATTGTTACTGATGCAGGGATTGAACCCGAAATGGAGGAAGCCTTAAAAAAGAAGAATATTGAAGTAATTAAAGCGCAGTAA
- a CDS encoding DUF4982 domain-containing protein, which translates to MRYLANYWQPGSTTDVTVYSNTEEVELYLNGELIEKKKPERTSFSDELWYPPFTFSIPEYVPGELKAAGFIDGKEVASHVVRTPGEVSKMALSADISGKEIARETSDVIFIYAKLLDENGTLVHNATLPVTFKITSGENAELIGENPVKAEAGIATILLRTKELKGPVSIEAGAEGVEAVTITLK; encoded by the coding sequence ATGCGTTATTTGGCCAATTACTGGCAGCCCGGTTCCACTACAGATGTTACCGTGTACAGCAATACCGAAGAAGTGGAGCTTTACCTGAACGGCGAACTTATTGAAAAAAAGAAACCGGAACGCACTTCATTTTCGGATGAACTGTGGTATCCGCCTTTTACATTTTCAATTCCTGAATATGTTCCGGGGGAATTAAAAGCCGCCGGCTTCATTGATGGGAAAGAAGTGGCCAGCCATGTGGTGCGAACCCCGGGAGAGGTGTCAAAAATGGCACTTTCAGCAGATATCTCCGGCAAGGAGATTGCGCGGGAAACTTCAGATGTCATTTTTATCTATGCAAAACTTCTTGATGAAAACGGAACCCTGGTTCACAATGCCACTTTACCTGTTACCTTTAAAATCACTTCCGGAGAAAATGCCGAACTCATTGGCGAAAACCCCGTAAAAGCCGAAGCAGGCATTGCCACTATCCTTTTAAGAACAAAAGAATTAAAAGGCCCTGTAAGCATTGAAGCTGGTGCAGAGGGTGTGGAGGCTGTGACTATTACTTTGAAATAA